One window from the genome of Babylonia areolata isolate BAREFJ2019XMU chromosome 13, ASM4173473v1, whole genome shotgun sequence encodes:
- the LOC143288962 gene encoding uncharacterized protein LOC143288962 isoform X1: MEDDVEDSDLIIVEPSPTPHTDVDGNNSGSDDGGCGGGGCTRPQRTSASVAASSSSCIVRTASSSSHWPSPPPPMAASRDSNMAKKGAAGRYITTTLLLLDSDSDYEDVEWVGGPSPPPATQDAGQTMSSSGQRPAGVSEAEPMNRGAGPVTVHTADRHSAGCSGDRLDNSGSADSLDLEEGTERCGADEDDEDEWEEDEEGDGDDDDDVNEELDSEPSPQEARNVAQGPAPCEVSGRWKEKRKITILKPPFSDNDPVPTKHPKLAPGQTHENHLGVPSDIAADVNQHSQAEMKQGGKGDGHENSRQVVGVSQQLKQMYDQLQQPVRPVLLVKSSHGEIMYSEHVSSLVTTSDAGHTISSPEDVSPGHLEPKSSCVPSPDHATSVEQPLIQAPTSPNCAGKCSSGSCENNCNAPDSQPRSAFRWDDRHDDQRDTCAKDKSSKNPLVTLANRETCDLFSSGTPDDFHFVQPEEGHDDARISETLCPDPEPCDGEVDVDDSIFFQEKDASGETPTTTNLLHNKTFQSHLKMQQPSKELVAFLKKAQNKEISVCHHYDNLSTEETDPLFLWGRTYVKMVSVKGILMVTLQELVRQNVVGYSVFGHPMLEHKVFPAVWSQVMTAEDHGKAVSIVYILLIMIDIHKNWAMSRISSNRIQKWLESPILIVGQRCLRTCHKRSSTLTCDHVLRWQRHQQEHQSLPLTTESPPTSPTSESSPERHLMQWWKMQMRQSYIRHKFCHSIQLMYPLCPCEVLSPMDMEERRWWRQVEGSDSNSKQEVKTSIDTLGLIRFMGHNVFCFIEPTALYISILELEQRGLMPGNYHLMLSSCFLDQLRSSSDARTITDQELAFLNQFFNQSEDAAKRGRDRLVFTPYGLNKVYEKLKKRQYKYEQHVKAIYYMVTLGHHCSWSLQVTPPTTQLHKVLGYPHPEGEEMPAAMIIPHSSAADDGVDGQNEMLKTTYYDGGAGTPPALKQVEESLNEALKSTIAMFHLTDLVRPFCDCNIQATQLHKFRLLQFDGVELNHVTPMKFARHTLHCWKRRDGFYVSVAELYAKGLAVEDLCSHPHYYMLRNERVFLSNIHHSSLTVQDLPKLVNIHRLIRLFKASVNADLRKLAEHKFYVKLWKHSCPREETSQRSPTQNVQSLGHGETPSTGNVVDLTESETARAALLSCASKTVELIESETARAAMLSCASKTVELIESETARAAMLSSASKTVELIESETARAAMLSSASKTVELTKSGTAGQMLSSSPINVMDILGSQTKTHSLTLPTTIVCLVDSPSVSSSVEGSGKGRCGRADGEVVAWQRPVSVAVSGASLCVAGSAGPCSQVSGTTSLSSSAPQDTGSTPASRASSHPQHQLYVEPVVTAVLTQCVAGSRHLSASPHTITQPDHIPPSYSQPSLPSAVDMPPPDDGSGSVHPTQLLQTDHDPHQHPPRSSAALVVSRLESGESVSDLMNWLIEQTAGNDHTRYMQFHRACQCPDRQVSVFPSFSFLQCLYTQLSPFTILEQVGQAVVGGQLMSCVYRGTEVLFPFPDLKKAGILSKDGTNLTARQLARLKRSGSDKDIHSLPGEVDVITKFVTASQTEGYCSGTDVNLLANTRLLGELLHSQGRRKHVHLHRVGHICPQPQSVVYSVQRRNSSLGPVQTAWMCAFRWSQDLDRQVVASRSASSLLCSAGCRAVTAPSVEDATGSQGPCSNYTVVIRAVGEVENSLMPPSSAERADYFSLSRLQWKDILLARRPPHTHRQAVCVKGDTGLCGQKLETCHQSADGCHQSTASTSLKTESPPGTTSMSPNSSQLSHQSSHVRIKKEKLDANIKQEAVEASIKQEAGSPSMVTRRFGPSLKDLWRVKLEPRSFTLKKELGFPCTCGSDHHQEHCDTLCSKSSPESHSEAAEKSSGHGFVSITYAHGTENQICYVHKGLPKVSESPRPCGSSTMTKLLESSALEGLVLDAVCRQVQLLQDDKTVRQLVGAHTDLPHVVLMGILNTEDCYYTCLGIDTRLYVNWAEVVSDLSQEDRMFLFRQARSLHAYLYVPPAFVHRRLSCCFGSDLDVLQSAPWVCVNTLVAIYNMGSGLLPREMILKRFVDITPNSFSFPFFLLLRGAGGGVGK, from the exons ATGGAAGATGATGTGGAGGACAGTGACCTCATCATAGTGGAGCCTTCCCCAACACCCCATACTGACGTGGATGGTAACAACagtggcagtgatgatggtggttgcggtggtggggGCTGCACGCGTCCTCAACGTACCTCAGCTTCTGTTGCAGCGTCATCCAGCAGCTGCATAGTTCGcactgcttcctcttcttcccactggccatctcctcctcctccgatggCTGCTTCGCGAGACTCCAACATGGCCAAAAAAGGTGCTGCCGGAAGGTACATTACTACCACCTTGCTGCTCCTGGACTCGGATTCTGATTACGAGGATGTGGAGTGGGTTGGTGGACCATCACCACCCCCTGCTACACAGGATGCTGGACAGACCATGAGCTCATCAGGACAGAGACCTGCTGGTGTGTCTGAGGCAGAACCCATGAACAGGGGGGCAGGTCCTGTCACAGTGCACACTGCTGACAGGCACAGTGCTGGGTGTTCTGGTGACAGGCTAGACAACTCTGGCTCAGCAGATTCTCTGGACCTTGAAGAGGGGACTGAGAGGTGTGGggctgatgaagatgatgaagatgaatgggaagaagatgaagaaggtgatggtgatgatgatgatgatgtgaatgaaGAGTTGGATTCAGAGCCAAGTCCTCAGGAAGCCAGAAACGTAGCGCAGGGTCCAGCTCCATGTGAGGTATCGGgcagatggaaagaaaagagaaaaatcacAATACTGAAACCTCCATTTTCAGATAATGATCCAGTGCCAACAAAACATCCAAAGCTGGCTCCTGGGCAGACCCATGAGAACCATCTGGGAGTTCCATCAGACATTGCTGCAGATGTAAACCAGCACTCTCAAGCAGAAATGAAACAGGGGGGAAAAGGCGATGGCCATGAAAACAGTCGCCAGGTTGTGGGTGTCTCTCAACAGTTGAAACAAATGTATGATCAGCTACAGCAGCCAGTAAGGCCTGTCCTGTTGGTCAAGTCTTCCCACGGTGAAATCATGTACTCGGAGCATGTCAGCAGCCTGGTAACTACATCTGATGCAGGGCATACCATTTCCAGTCCTGAGGACGTCAGTCCTGGACACTTAGAGCCCAAGAGCAGCTGTGTTCCCAGCCCAGACCAtgccacatctgttgagcagccTTTGATACAGGCCCCCACTTCACCAAACTGTGCAGGAAAGTGTTCTTCAGGTTCCTGTGAGAATAATTGCAATGCCCCAGACAGCCAGCCACGTTCTGCCTTCAGATGGGACGACCGTCATGATGACCAACGTGACACCTGTGCAAAAGACAAATCATCCAAAAATCCTTTGGTGACATTAGCAAACAGAGAAACGTGTGATTTGTTTTCTTCAGGAACCCCAGATGATTTCCATTTTGTGCAACCAGAGGAAGGCCATGATGATGCCAGAATTTCAGAAACACTTTGCCCTGACCCTGAACCCTGTGATGGAGAAGTTGATGTGGATGATTCTATTTTCTTCCAAGAGAAAGATGCCAGTGGAGAAACTCCAACCACGACCAACCTTTTACATAACAAAACATTTCAGTCACACCTAAAGATGCAGCAACCATCAAAGGAACTTGTAGCTTTCCTGAAGAAAGCTCAGAACAAGGAGATCTCTGTGTGTCACCATTATGATAATCTGTCGACAGAGGAGACCGACCCTCTGTTTCTGTGGGGCAGAACATATGTGAAAATGGTCAGCGTCAAGGGAATTTTGATGGTCACCCTGCAGGAGTTGGTCAGACAGAACGTGGTGGGCTACAGTGTGTTCGGGCACCCCATGCTTGAGCACAAAGTGTTCCCGGCGGTGTGGAGTCAGGTCATGACAGCCGAGGACCACGGCAAGGCCGTCAGCATCGTCTACATCCTGCTGATCATGATTGACATACACAAGAACTGGGCCATGAGCAGAATATCCTCAAACCGCATCCAGAAGTGGCTGGAGAGCCCCATCCTGATCGTGGGGCAAAGGTGTTTGAGGACCTGCCACAAGCGTTCGTCCACCCTCACCTGTGACCATGTGCTGAGATGGCAGAGGCACCAGCAGGAGCACCAGAGCCTGCCCTTGACAACCGagtcaccacccacctcccccacctcagaGAGCTCCCCAGAGAGACACCTGATGCAGTGGTGGAAGATGCAGATGCGTCAGTCGTACATCCGGCACAAGTTCTGTCACTCAATTCAGCTGATGTATCCGCTGTGTCCATGCGAGGTCCTGTCCCCAATGGACATGGAGGAACGCCGGTGGTGGAGGCAGGTGGAGGGATCAGACTCCAACTCCAAG CAGGAAGTGAAGACAAGCATCGACACGCTGGGGCTCATCCGTTTCATGGGCCACAACGTGTTCTGCTTCATAGAGCCCACCGCGCTCTACATCTCCATCTTGGAACTGGAGCAGCGAGGGCTGATGCCCGGCAACTACCATCTGATGCTGTCTTCTTGCTTTTTGGACCAGCTCCGGAGCAGCTCTGAC GCCAGAACCATCACAGATCAGGAGCTGGCCTTTCTGAACCAGTTCTTCAACCAGAGCGAGGATGCTGCCAAGAGGGGGCGAGACAGGCTGGTGTTCACTCCGTACGGTCTGAACAAGGTCTATGAGAAGCTGAAGAAACGGCAGTACAAGTACGAGCAGCATGTCAAGGCTATCTACTACATGGTGACGCTGGGGCATCACTGCAGCTGGTCCCTGCAG GTAACGCCCCCCACTACCCAACTGCACAAGGTGCTGGGTTACCCACACCCTGAGGGAGAAGAGATGCCCGCCGCCATGATCATCCCGCACTCCTCCGCAGCTGATGATGGAGTG GACGGGCAGAACGAGATGCTGAAGACGACGTACTACGACGGAGGAGCTGGGACCCCTCCGGCCCTCAAACAGGTGGAGGAGTCCCTGAACGAGGCCCTGAAGAGCACCATCGCCATGTTCCACCTGACTGACCTGGTGCGGCCCTTCTGTGACTGCAACATCCAGGCCACGCAGCTGCACAAGTTCAG GCTGCTGCAGTTTGACGGTGTTGAACTGAACCATGTGACTCCCATGAAGTTCGccagacacacactgcactgctggAAGCGCCGCGATGGGTTCTACGTGAGCGTGGCAGAGCTGTACGCCAAGGGCCTGGCAGTGGAGGACCTGTGTTCGCATCCCCACTACTACATGCTGCGCAACGAGAGAGTCTTCCTCAGTAACATCCACCACAGCTCGCTCACTGTCCAGGACTTACCGAAGTTGGTTAACATCCATCGCCTGATCCGCTTGTTCAAGGCCAGTGTGAACGCTGACCTGCGGAAACTGGCCGAGCACAAGTTTTATGTCAAGTTGTGGAAGCACTCCTGTCCGCGGGAAGAAACCAGCCAGCGTTCGCCCACACAGAATGTGCAGAGTTTGGGACATGGTGAAACGCCGTCGACAGGAAATGTTGTGGACCTGACAGAATCGGAGACTGCGAGAGCTGCGTTGTTGTCCTGTGCCTCAAAGACTGTGGAACTGATCGAGTCAGAGACTGCGAGAGCTGCGATGTTGTCCTGTGCCTCAAAGACTGTGGAACTGATCGAGTCAGAGACTGCGAGAGCTGCGATGTTGTCCTCTGCCTCAAAGACTGTGGAACTGATCGAGTCAGAGACTGCGAGAGCTGCGATGTTGTCCTCTGCCTCAAAGACTGTGGAACTGACCAAGTCAGGGACTGCAGGGCAGATGTTGTCATCCTCCCCCATAAATGTGATGGACATCCTAGGGTCACAAACCAAGACACATTCCCTGACGCTTCCCACAACCATCGTGTGCTTGGTCGATTCACCGAGTGTTAGCTCCTCAGTTGAGGGCAGTGGGAAGGGACGGTGTGGGAGAGCGGATGGGGAGGTGGTTGCTTGGCAACGTCCTGTCTCTGTTGCAGTGAGTGGAGCCTCACTGTGTGTGGCCGGCAGTGCCGGACCTTGCAGTCAGGTTTCAGGGACAACCTCTCTGTCCTCCAGCGCCCCTCAGGACACCGGTTCCACACCAGCGTCACGTGCTTCCAGTCATCCACAGCACCAGCTGTATGTTGAACCTGTAGTGACAGCAGTCCTGACGCAGTGTGTTGCCGGCAGCCGTCACCTGTCTGCTTCACCTCACACCATAACTCAGCCTGACCACATACCACCTTCATACAGCCAGCCTTCTCTCCCATCAGCTGTTGATATGCCCCCCCCAGATGATGGTTCGGGGTCTGTCCATCCCACACAACTCCTGCAGACAGACCATGATCCTCACCAGCATCCCCCGCGGAGCAGCGCGGCCCTGGTTGTGTCCAGACTTGAAAGCGGTGAGAGCGTCTCGGACCTGATGAACTGGCTGATAGAACAAACAGCGGGTAACGACCACACGCGTTACATGCAGTTCCACAGAGCCTGCCAGTGCCCGGACCGCCAGGTGAGCGTGTTCCCCAGCTTCTCCTTCCTGCAGTGCCTCTACACACAGCTCTCCCCCTTCACCATTCTGGAGCAGGTGGGGCAGGCCGTGGTGGGCGGCCAACTCATGTCGTGCGTCTACCGGGGGACAGAGGTCCTGTTCCCCTTCCCTGATCTCAAGAAAGCTGGAATCCTCAGCAAGGATGGCACAAACCTCACCGCTCGGCAGTTGGCTAGGCTGAAGCGGTCAGGGTCTGACAAAGACATTCACAGCTTGCCAGGAGAGGTGGACGTTATCACCAAGTTTGTGACCGCCTCCCAGACAGAGGGCTACTGCTCGGGGACTGATGTCAACCTCCTGGCCAACACCAGACTTCTGGGCGAGCTGCTGCACAGTCAGGGTCGCAGGAAGCACGTGCACCTGCACAGAGTGGGTCacatctgcccacagcctcagTCTGTGGTCTACAGTGTGCAGAGACGGAACAGCAGCCTGGGCCCTGTGCAGACCGCCTGGATGTGTGCCTTCCGCTGGTCCCAGGATCTGGACCGACAGGTGGTGGCCAGTCGCTCGGCGTCTTCACTGCTGTGTTCTGCCGGGTGTCGTGCCGTGACAGCGCCCTCTGTTGAGGACGCCACCGGCTCTCAAGGGCCCTGCAGTAACTACACGGTGGTCATCAGAGCTGTGGGTGAGGTGGAGAACAGTTTGATGCCTCCATCTTCAGCTGAGCGGGCAGACTATTTCAGTCTGAGCCGTCTGCAGTGGAAGGACATTCTGTTGGCACgacgaccaccacacacacacaggcaggctgTATGTGTCAAGGGGGACACGGGTCTGTGTGGTCAGAAATTGGAAACTTGCCATCAGAGTGCAGATGGCTGTCACCAGAGCACTGCAAGCACTTCCCTGAAAACAGAGAGTCCTCCAGGAACCACCAGCATGTCCCCCAACAGCTCACAACTTTCACATCAAAGCTCACATGTCcgtataaaaaaagagaaattggaTGCCAACATCAAACAGGAAGCGGTGGAAGCGAGTATAAAACAGGAAGCAGGATCACCTTCCATGGTGACCAGAAGATTCGGTCCTTCACTGAAGGATCTGTGGCGAGTCAAACTGGAGCCACGCTCCTTCACTCTAAAAAAGGAACTGGGCTTCCCGTGCACCTGTGGAAGTGATCATCACCAAGAGCACTGCGATACTCTCTGCTCCAAGAGTTCACCCGAAAGCCACAGTGAGGCTGCCGAGAAGAGCAGCGGCCATGGCTTTGTGAGCATTACCTATGCTCACGGCACAGAGAATCAGATCTGTTATGTTCACAAGGGCTTGCCCAAAGTCTCAGAGAGCCCAAGACCATGTGGATCGAGCACAATGACAAAACTCCTGGAGAGCTCAGCGCTGGAAGGATTGGTCCTTGATGCTGTTTGCAGACAGGtgcagctgttgcaggatgacaAGACAGTTCGACAGCTGGTCGGGGCACACACAGACCTCCCTCACGTAGTCCTCATGGGGATTCTGAACACAGAGGACTGTTACTACACGTGTCTTGGCATCGACACACGTCTGTACGTGAACTGGGCGGAAGTTGTGAGTGACCTGAGCCAGGAGGACAGAATGTTTCTCTTCAGGCAAGCGCGGTCTCTTCATGCGTACCTTTATGTGCCTCCGGCCTTTGTACACCGACGCCTGAGCTGTTGTTTCGGCAGTGATTTGGACGTGTTGCAGAGCGCCCCCtgggtgtgtgtgaacacactggTGGCCATCTACAACATGGGATCAGGTTTGCTGCCTCGGGAGATGATTCTGAAACGCTTTGTGGACATCACTCCcaactctttctccttccccttctttcttcttttgaggGGCGCTGGAGGAGGTGTGGGAAAATGA